A single region of the Raphanus sativus cultivar WK10039 chromosome 1, ASM80110v3, whole genome shotgun sequence genome encodes:
- the LOC108837392 gene encoding uncharacterized protein LOC108837392, producing MSSMSIPEPQRRSIPWILWMIWKNRNMILYSDTQESLSHQLQQAIEEARLWHEVNTNSSDTDIDQGLLGAKKKWEPPLAGSVKCSVHSNWRNAVLHSGVAYIVRDYQGNVLHHSRDAITSSPNRLTAELRCLIWTLRSMKDLGYQNLVVGSDSKEAIEAVRTPKDWPRYRSDLTEITHLLTLFRSVTFETESMVSNQIAREIARSVLRDGRFNSYLALGGPPWLHQRILREATAFCS from the coding sequence ATGTCTTCTATGTCGATTCCTGAACCACAACGACGATCTATACCCTGGATCCTGTGGATGATATGGAAGAATAGAAACATGATCTTATATTCTGATACCCAAGAATCCCTTAGCCATCAACTTCAACAAGCCATTGAGGAAGCTCGACTCTGGCATGAAGTCAACACTAATAGTTCTGACACTGATATAGATCAAGGTCTGTTAGGAGCAAAGAAGAAATGGGAACCTCCTCTCGCGGGTTCTGTCAAGTGTAGCGTCCACTCAAATTGGCGAAATGCGGTACTACATAGTGGGGTAGCCTATATTGTCAGAGATTATCAAGGTAATGTGTTACACCATTCAAGGGATGCCATTACGTCTTCGCCAAATAGACTCACAGCTGAGCTACGTTGCTTGATATGGACGCTTCGCAGCATGAAAGACTTGGGATACCAAAACTTGGTGGTTGGATCGGATTCTAAAGAAGCTATTGAGGCAGTTAGAACTCCTAAAGACTGGCCTCGGTACCGTTCTGACCTGACTGAGATCACACACCTTTTAACTCTGTTCCGATCAGTCACTTTTGAAACAGAGTCGATGGTCTCGAATCAGATAGCTAGAGAGATTGCACGGAGTGTCCTCCGGGATGGGCGTTTTAATTCTTATTTAGCGCTAGGAGGTCCTCCTTGGTTACATCAGAGAATTTTAAGAGAAGCCACAGCTTTTTGCTCATAG
- the LOC108858517 gene encoding cullin-1-like has protein sequence MERKIIDFEQGWENIQIGITSLKRQSEGLPVSELMTPQRDIELYTIVYNMCYLKSPNYSWQLYQKYRETMEEHMNSTVLPAFNEKLGDEYMLLQELVERWSKHKKLVKSVCLIFRYLNRYFSFNRSLLSLEEVGLGCFRDLVYNKLECKIREAVIALIDKEREGEDIDRQLIKQVLEFYVEIGMETYEEDFESFMLKDTASYYSCKASNWIQKDSINDYLLKFEECLKKEKERVTHYLHLSSEIKLVKVVEHELIVVHENQLLEKTFSEKKISVGPTEKIFKQHVAEEGGKDNAINDQAASAKEQVLVRKVIELHEKYMVTECFQIHTLFYKALKRAFESMRSKAVAGSDELLATFCDRIILKKWGSEELSDEDIEKVVMFLAYISDEKYLFAEFYRKKLALRLLLNRGVSDDHERSILTKLKQQHGGQFTFKMERMVTDFTLSRGNQNSFKEYVANNSFARPGIGLTVTLLTTGIWPSYKTFGINLPSEMVKCVEVFKDFYENKTKGRKLTWIHSLGTCHVNGMFDQKPIELIVSTHQAVVLLLFNTRDKLIYSDIKTQLNVAHEDLVWLLHSLSCCKYKILTKEPATETVSRADVFEFNSKFTARMCRVKIPLPHVDDRKKVIEDVDKDRRYAIDAAIVKIMKGKKALGHQQLVSECVEQLSRMFKPDIKAIKIRIEDLITRDYLERDRENPNMFRYLA, from the coding sequence ATGGAGCGTAAGATAATTGACTTTGAGCAAGGATGGGAGAATATACAAATTGGTATCACTTCGCTAAAACGGCAGTCTGAAGGTCTTCCTGTGTCTGAATTGATGACACCTCAGCGTGATATAGAACTTTACACGATTGTATACAACATGTGCTATCTGAAATCTCCTAATTACTCATGGCAGCTTTATCAAAAGTATCGTGAAACAATGGAGGAACATATGAACTCAACAGTCTTGCCTGCTTTCAATGAGAAGCTTGGCGATGAATATATGCTGCTGCAGGAGCTGGTTGAAAGATGGTCTAAGCATAAAAAGTTGGTTAAATCTGTTTGCCTTATCTTTCGTTATCTTAACaggtacttcagttttaatagatccCTCCTATCACTTGAAGAAGTTGGACTGGGATGCTTCCGTGACCTGGTTTATAACAAGCTGGAATGCAAGATTAGAGAAGCTGTAATAGCACTAATTGATAAAGAGCGAGAAGGAGAAGATATTGATAGGCAGCTAATCAAACAAGTATTAGAGTTTTACGTAGAGATTGGAATGGAAACATACGAGGAAGATTTTGAGAGCTTTATGCTTAAAGATACAGCGTCTTACTACTCCTGCAAGGCATCAAATTGGATTCAAAAAGATTCTATTAATGATTATCTTCTTAAATTTGAAGAATgtcttaaaaaagaaaaggagagaGTGACTCATTACCTTCACTTAAGCAGTGAGATAAAACTGGTTAAGGTAGTAGAACATGAGTTGATTGTTGTGCATGAAAATCAGCTTCTAGAAAAAACTTTCTCAGAAAAGAAAATCAGCGTGGGACCTACCGAAAAGATATTCAAGCAACATGTCGCAGAAGAAGGTGGTAAAGACAATGCTATTAATGATCAGGCTGCAAGCGCCAAGGAACAGGTTCTTGTGAGAAAAGTGATTGAGCTACATGAAAAATACATGGTCACTGAGTGTTTCCAGATACACACCCTCTTTTACAAGGCTTTGAAAAGGGCATTTGAGAGTATGCGTAGCAAAGCAGTCGCTGGAAGTGATGAATTACTGGCAACATTTTGCGACAGAATTATATTGAAGAAATGGGGAAGTGAGGAGCTGAGTGATGAAGATATTGAGAAAGTGGTCATGTTCCTTGCTTATATAAGTGATGAAAAGTATCTTTTTGCAGAGTTTTACAGGAAGAAGCTGGCTCTTAGGCTCTTGTTGAATCGCGGTGTTAGTGATGATCATGAGAGAAGTATTCTGACAAAGCTCAAGCAACAACATGGTGGACAGTTCACTTTTAAGATGGAGAGAATGGTGACTGATTTTACACTGTCAAGAGGAAACCAAAACAGCTTCAAGGAGTATGTAGCAAATAACTCTTTTGCAAGACCAGGGATTGGTTTGACCGTCACGCTTCTTACCACCGGTATTTGGCCAAGTTACAAAACGTTTGGCATTAATCTACCAAGTGAAATGGTCAAGTGTGTTGAAGTTTTCAAAGACTTCTATGAAAACAAAACTAAAGGTAGGAAACTTACATGGATCCATTCACTAGGAACTTGTCACGTCAATGGAATGTTTGATCAAAAGCCCATTGAGTTGATTGTGTCTACTCACCAGGCTGTTGTGCTTCTACTTTTCAACACAAGAGACAAACTCATCTACAGTGACATCAAAACTCAACTGAACGTAGCCCATGAAGATCTAGTGTGGTTGCTTCATTCCTTGTCATGTTGTAAATACAAGATCCTTACCAAGGAGCCAGCTACAGAGACTGTTTCCAGGGCTGATGTTTTTGAATTCAACTCAAAATTCACTGCTAGAATGTGCAGAGTAAAGATCCCTCTCCCTCATGTTGATGACAGGAAGAAAGTCATTGAAGATGTCGATAAAGACAGACGCTATGCAATTGATGCTGCCATTGTCAAGATCATGAAGGGAAAGAAAGCATTGGGACATCAACAACTTGTTTCTGAGTGTGTCGAGCAACTTAGCAGGATGTTCAAGCCTGATATTAAAGCAATTAAAATACGTATTGAGGATTTAATAACCAGAGACTATTTGGAGAGGGACAGGGAGAATCCTAACATGTTTAGGTACTTGGCTTAG